In Niallia sp. FSL W8-0635, one genomic interval encodes:
- a CDS encoding AAA family ATPase, translating to MEKEIVEQDFIQAEAILKNVKEEIGNFIVGQEKITDEVLWSMLAGGHVLLEGLPGLGKTMMIRTISEVMDLSFARIQFTPDLMPADITGTMVLQPDEKGKQQFHFHEGPLFKHIVLADEINRATPKTQSALLEAMGEKTVTIMGETKKLEAPFFVLATQNPLDMEGTYPLPEAQLDRFLCKLHVAYPSKEELKAIIKRTTGTDSTTLTQVASVEDIIHLQSLVKQILVADDILDVAVNIVSATHPGSEDATELGNKYIQAGSGPRGLQSLVTMAKARALASGRYHVSIADLRYAALPVFRHRILLNFEGEIAGITPDQIIEDILEKTLRIEAGKGR from the coding sequence ATGGAAAAAGAAATCGTAGAACAGGATTTTATTCAAGCAGAAGCAATACTTAAAAACGTAAAAGAAGAGATAGGAAATTTTATTGTTGGTCAAGAGAAAATTACCGATGAGGTTCTTTGGAGTATGCTGGCAGGTGGACATGTACTTTTAGAAGGGTTACCAGGTTTAGGTAAAACGATGATGATTCGTACTATTTCGGAAGTAATGGACTTATCCTTTGCCAGAATTCAGTTTACGCCAGATTTAATGCCTGCAGATATTACGGGTACGATGGTGCTGCAGCCTGATGAAAAAGGAAAACAGCAATTTCATTTTCATGAGGGACCTTTATTTAAGCATATTGTCCTGGCTGATGAAATCAACCGAGCTACACCGAAAACGCAAAGTGCCTTATTAGAGGCAATGGGAGAAAAAACGGTCACCATCATGGGGGAAACCAAAAAGTTAGAAGCACCTTTTTTTGTATTAGCAACACAAAATCCCCTTGATATGGAGGGGACATATCCATTGCCGGAAGCCCAGTTGGATCGTTTTTTATGTAAATTACATGTCGCTTATCCATCAAAAGAGGAACTAAAAGCGATTATTAAGAGGACAACAGGGACAGACTCCACTACATTAACGCAAGTTGCCTCTGTAGAGGATATTATTCATTTACAAAGTCTTGTCAAACAAATTCTTGTTGCTGACGACATTTTAGACGTTGCAGTCAATATTGTTTCTGCTACTCATCCCGGTTCAGAGGATGCGACAGAATTAGGAAATAAGTATATTCAAGCAGGAAGTGGGCCAAGGGGGCTGCAATCTTTAGTAACAATGGCAAAGGCAAGAGCTTTAGCATCTGGCAGATATCATGTTTCTATCGCAGATTTGCGATACGCGGCACTCCCTGTATTTAGACATCGTATTTTGCTTAATTTTGAAGGGGAGATTGCGGGTATAACACCTGACCAGATCATCGAAGATATTCTAGAAAAAACATTACGGATTGAAGCAGGGAAGGGAAGATGA
- a CDS encoding DUF58 domain-containing protein: protein MKDYHSLLARMNRKSLLVSTKGAGMQNGRRKSHIHGTSLDFADYKIYHPGDDIRQIDWNVYGRTNKPYIKRFQDEKEISVSIFLDATSSMKQIHSKWELARELAASLAYITLSHEDRLSFAAISTKLAFHRKGSVHNKRTFYEIVGVKEKTVNESFTQSLRSTIITPTQMIILITDGLEKLSLFEESFKRLKYRNQQIWLIQLLSEREINPAFSGDIQLVDSENGKMVDVSLNTSIKNLYKNRLDQHNQELEILCGTHGIRYCQISDKLDIQTIILRELAFAGLVQ, encoded by the coding sequence ATGAAGGACTACCATTCCTTATTAGCAAGAATGAATCGAAAAAGTCTACTGGTTTCGACTAAAGGTGCAGGCATGCAAAATGGCAGAAGAAAATCCCATATCCATGGTACCTCCCTTGATTTTGCTGATTACAAAATCTATCATCCTGGCGATGATATCCGGCAAATTGATTGGAATGTCTATGGGCGCACAAATAAGCCCTATATTAAAAGATTTCAAGATGAAAAAGAGATTTCCGTTAGTATATTCCTTGATGCAACTTCTTCGATGAAACAAATCCATTCCAAATGGGAGTTAGCAAGAGAACTAGCAGCAAGCTTAGCCTATATTACACTGTCCCATGAAGATCGATTGAGTTTTGCGGCTATATCTACGAAGCTTGCCTTTCATCGCAAAGGATCGGTTCATAATAAAAGAACCTTTTATGAAATTGTTGGTGTGAAGGAGAAAACGGTAAATGAAAGCTTTACACAATCATTAAGGAGCACCATTATAACCCCAACACAAATGATTATTTTAATAACAGATGGTTTAGAAAAATTGTCTTTATTTGAAGAAAGTTTTAAACGGTTAAAGTACCGAAACCAACAAATATGGCTGATTCAATTACTAAGTGAGAGGGAGATAAATCCAGCTTTCTCTGGAGACATACAATTAGTCGATAGTGAGAATGGAAAAATGGTGGATGTAAGTCTTAATACTTCCATCAAAAATCTATATAAGAATAGACTTGATCAGCATAATCAAGAACTAGAAATTCTTTGTGGGACACATGGAATCCGTTATTGTCAAATCAGCGATAAACTGGATATACAAACGATTATTTTACGTGAACTAGCATTTGCTGGATTGGTTCAATAA
- a CDS encoding VWA domain-containing protein, producing the protein MHLANPYYFLLLFFIVLFILFYFFRKKYTKQIIPSNLLWEEVLKEMRASSWFHKWQNNVLFWLQLLCLLLLMLALVGPYFAKETIKGEQIIFMFDTSASMAANGNAANRLEVRKGTALQMMQDLQENQTVTVLEVNDRPKILLHNEANRNKVTAVIQDLELSYTHEDWQSATELSASLAKEGKSAIHIFSDGVEKESIKNIDSFYVEVHNQEKEKEENISILSFGVSKNDDKVAGIAMVENQTDSIKKIPFQVESEKAVLFQQEIELQPKERKIIAINELPEKSYYNAKITVVDDFLVDNMQAAVFNKQATTIYTDNEMNPFLVKGFEAIGLRVIQMEEKEEFLTKKDSIFLLAGSTLPANIEAPFVFFYTDGKKEALQSAIEPSEDELLLHVDMKDVFIASATKQTMESMTPIVKSGELPLIQKGNVNNQPAILIQFDLKDSDWPLHPSFPIFLYNMYQWLSSQSNYVGDFQPLESRTIHLTNQETGWDIYNENDQLVGSFSMEEGFQAPKLPGVYQLTNDTELLYFSVNLDDREKTIASQKSFVLNENQLKENQVTKTENDWLWYVLCLLAFVILCMEWEVYRHADRV; encoded by the coding sequence ATGCATTTAGCAAATCCATATTATTTTTTGCTACTATTTTTTATTGTGTTATTTATCCTATTTTATTTTTTTCGGAAAAAATATACAAAACAAATCATCCCCTCCAATTTACTTTGGGAAGAAGTTCTCAAGGAAATGAGGGCATCCTCCTGGTTTCATAAATGGCAGAATAACGTCTTATTCTGGCTGCAGCTTTTATGCTTGCTTTTATTGATGCTAGCACTAGTGGGACCATATTTTGCTAAAGAGACGATTAAAGGGGAACAAATCATCTTCATGTTTGATACATCGGCTTCGATGGCAGCAAATGGAAATGCTGCTAACCGTCTAGAAGTTAGGAAAGGGACCGCCTTACAAATGATGCAAGACCTTCAGGAAAATCAAACCGTCACAGTGCTGGAGGTAAATGACCGTCCAAAAATACTGTTGCATAATGAGGCAAATCGAAACAAAGTAACTGCAGTGATTCAAGATTTAGAGCTATCCTATACCCATGAAGATTGGCAAAGTGCAACAGAGCTAAGTGCAAGTCTAGCGAAGGAAGGCAAGAGTGCTATACATATTTTTTCTGACGGGGTAGAGAAGGAAAGCATAAAAAATATCGATTCTTTCTATGTGGAAGTACATAATCAAGAGAAGGAAAAGGAAGAAAATATTTCGATTTTATCTTTTGGCGTATCTAAAAATGACGATAAAGTAGCAGGAATCGCTATGGTGGAAAACCAGACAGATTCTATCAAAAAAATACCATTTCAGGTTGAAAGTGAAAAGGCAGTGCTTTTTCAGCAAGAGATCGAATTACAGCCAAAAGAAAGAAAAATAATCGCGATAAACGAGCTTCCTGAGAAATCGTATTACAATGCTAAAATTACGGTTGTAGATGATTTTTTGGTTGACAATATGCAAGCGGCTGTATTTAATAAACAGGCTACAACCATTTATACAGATAATGAAATGAATCCATTTTTGGTAAAAGGATTTGAGGCAATTGGTCTTCGTGTCATTCAAATGGAGGAGAAAGAAGAATTTCTAACGAAAAAGGATAGTATTTTCCTTTTAGCTGGTTCTACACTACCAGCTAATATCGAAGCCCCATTTGTTTTCTTCTATACAGATGGAAAAAAGGAAGCGTTGCAATCAGCGATAGAACCAAGTGAGGATGAATTACTTTTACATGTAGATATGAAGGATGTTTTTATCGCAAGTGCTACTAAGCAAACGATGGAAAGCATGACACCAATTGTAAAAAGTGGAGAACTGCCGTTAATTCAAAAAGGCAACGTCAATAATCAGCCAGCCATACTCATTCAATTTGATTTAAAAGATAGTGATTGGCCATTACATCCAAGTTTTCCGATCTTTTTATACAATATGTATCAATGGCTTTCTTCTCAATCTAATTATGTTGGAGATTTTCAGCCTTTAGAATCGAGAACGATTCATTTAACAAATCAAGAAACAGGTTGGGATATTTATAATGAAAACGATCAATTAGTTGGCTCCTTCTCGATGGAAGAAGGCTTCCAAGCACCGAAGCTACCTGGTGTTTATCAGCTGACAAATGATACAGAGCTTCTTTATTTCTCTGTGAATTTAGATGATCGAGAGAAGACAATCGCTTCTCAAAAGTCGTTTGTTCTTAATGAAAATCAACTAAAGGAAAATCAGGTTACAAAAACGGAAAATGATTGGCTTTGGTATGTATTATGTTTGCTTGCTTTTGTCATTTTATGTATGGAATGGGAGGTATACCGACATGCAGATAGAGTTTAA
- a CDS encoding VWA domain-containing protein, whose translation MQIEFKYPFILLIFLPIAFLLFRYWKQTKTMPNRKERHVILFLRSCIFFLLIIALAVPQVILPQKETPVVFLMDRSASVQDSGEKQLEWLEKSIQNKKEKEEYSVLSFGEKATIEQMMGKEGLRFPKWDEEIGKDHTNIEGAINLASSVFPNNSGGRIILFTDGNETMGNLTEAAKLLKNRSIELDTVLLDPHSYEDTAVTEVELPSTLYEGEQAAVSVTIESNTAKTGLLHFYENNNKIISKSIEIKEGTNIIPIQFSVEQTGLVTYKAELELTNDAYAENNKLQVVNMVKTIPQILLVQNNPNEALVQTLEAAGYIVEVRSSVQLPTVLSGYLNYQSIIFNNIAATDITENQMSLIEKSVKDFGVGFLMTGGENSFGLGGYFQTPIEKLLPVDMDIKGKKEMPSLALMIVLDRSGSMDGQKFSLAKEAAARSVELLQETDTLGFIAFDDKPWVIVEPKPLKNKEEVVDKIRSVPVGGGTEIYGSLVEAYDQISDLDVKRKHIILLTDGQSATNNDYEELINEGSKKNVTMSTVALGADADRNLLEELAELGAGRFYDVQDSTVIPSILSRETVMATRTYIEDNPFYPKIKSGYGWDSLFSQGVPQMNAYIATTAKSESTVPIGSTKEDPVLAEWQYGLGKTIAFTSDVNGAWAGDWARWNQWSSFLTKMVANTLPQYDSEAYSLSVEKEKDRTYLTVAADKLSMLPIETTILSERGEVIEGNTKMIAPGKYEVDVGNDPGLYFIHIKQTDEEGNISVYQSGFTVPYSDEYLITGANEEKVAELLAITGGSQLEKESQAFRPLKDPVKQKQEITEVLLLISFLLLFVEIAIRRFGLPVKFLAVFEKREAAKRHKASKQKRSEAPRETPVAKKKDIQPVSSKETKEKQEKPLKKTKAVNEKAESENHLDQLLEMKRKKKR comes from the coding sequence ATGCAGATAGAGTTTAAATACCCATTTATTCTATTAATCTTCCTTCCTATTGCTTTTCTGCTTTTTCGATATTGGAAACAGACGAAGACGATGCCGAATCGAAAGGAAAGACATGTTATCCTCTTTTTAAGAAGCTGCATTTTTTTTCTTTTAATCATTGCACTTGCCGTTCCACAAGTGATTTTGCCACAAAAAGAAACGCCCGTTGTTTTTCTAATGGATCGAAGTGCAAGTGTGCAGGATTCAGGAGAAAAGCAACTCGAGTGGCTGGAAAAAAGCATACAAAACAAGAAAGAAAAAGAGGAATATAGTGTTCTTTCTTTTGGAGAGAAAGCGACCATTGAGCAAATGATGGGAAAAGAAGGTCTTCGTTTTCCAAAATGGGATGAGGAGATAGGCAAGGATCATACGAATATTGAAGGGGCAATTAATCTTGCCAGTAGTGTTTTTCCGAATAATAGTGGTGGGAGAATCATTCTCTTTACGGACGGAAACGAAACAATGGGGAATCTTACGGAAGCGGCAAAATTATTGAAAAATCGTTCGATTGAATTAGATACTGTTTTACTCGATCCCCATTCCTATGAAGATACTGCTGTTACCGAAGTAGAACTGCCTTCCACATTATACGAAGGGGAACAAGCTGCGGTTTCGGTAACGATTGAAAGTAATACGGCAAAAACAGGATTGCTTCATTTTTATGAGAATAATAATAAAATTATTTCGAAGTCAATCGAAATAAAAGAAGGCACCAATATCATTCCAATTCAGTTTTCGGTGGAACAAACTGGATTAGTAACCTATAAAGCAGAACTAGAACTGACGAATGATGCCTATGCTGAAAATAACAAGCTTCAGGTCGTCAATATGGTTAAAACGATTCCGCAAATTTTATTAGTGCAAAATAATCCAAATGAAGCACTCGTTCAAACCTTAGAAGCGGCAGGGTATATAGTGGAAGTCCGTTCGTCGGTTCAGCTTCCTACTGTACTTTCTGGCTATTTGAACTATCAATCGATTATTTTTAATAATATTGCTGCAACAGATATTACGGAAAATCAAATGAGTCTGATTGAAAAAAGTGTTAAAGATTTTGGTGTCGGATTTCTTATGACGGGTGGGGAAAATAGCTTTGGATTAGGAGGGTATTTCCAAACTCCTATTGAAAAGCTCCTCCCAGTTGATATGGACATTAAAGGAAAAAAAGAAATGCCGTCATTAGCGTTAATGATTGTTTTAGACCGTTCTGGAAGTATGGATGGGCAGAAATTTTCATTGGCGAAAGAAGCGGCAGCGAGATCGGTTGAACTACTTCAAGAGACAGATACACTAGGGTTTATTGCTTTCGATGATAAGCCATGGGTTATTGTAGAGCCTAAGCCTTTGAAAAATAAAGAGGAAGTAGTGGACAAAATTCGTTCCGTTCCAGTCGGCGGAGGAACCGAAATTTATGGATCCTTAGTAGAAGCCTATGATCAAATCAGTGATTTAGATGTGAAAAGAAAACATATCATTTTACTTACAGATGGACAATCGGCAACGAATAATGATTATGAAGAGTTAATTAATGAAGGCAGTAAGAAAAATGTAACAATGTCAACGGTAGCGTTAGGCGCAGATGCAGACCGAAATTTGTTGGAGGAATTAGCAGAGCTTGGAGCAGGCCGTTTTTATGATGTACAGGATTCAACGGTAATACCTTCTATTTTATCAAGAGAAACCGTTATGGCAACAAGAACCTATATTGAGGACAATCCGTTTTATCCGAAAATAAAGTCTGGCTATGGATGGGATTCCTTGTTTAGTCAAGGTGTTCCACAAATGAATGCCTATATTGCAACAACTGCTAAATCAGAAAGCACCGTTCCTATAGGGAGCACGAAGGAAGACCCTGTTTTAGCAGAATGGCAATACGGTTTAGGCAAGACGATAGCATTCACTTCTGACGTGAATGGAGCGTGGGCTGGGGATTGGGCGCGCTGGAACCAATGGAGCAGCTTTCTGACAAAAATGGTCGCAAACACTTTGCCCCAATATGATTCAGAGGCGTATTCCTTGTCTGTTGAAAAAGAGAAGGATCGAACCTATCTAACGGTAGCAGCAGATAAATTATCCATGCTGCCGATCGAAACCACTATTCTATCAGAACGCGGAGAAGTGATTGAAGGAAATACAAAAATGATTGCTCCAGGCAAATATGAAGTGGATGTTGGCAATGATCCTGGTCTTTATTTTATTCATATCAAACAAACAGATGAGGAAGGAAACATATCTGTTTACCAATCAGGCTTTACTGTTCCCTATTCAGACGAATATTTAATTACCGGAGCAAATGAAGAAAAGGTAGCAGAGCTCCTCGCGATAACAGGAGGCTCTCAGCTAGAGAAAGAATCACAAGCATTTCGCCCCCTTAAGGACCCAGTTAAGCAAAAGCAGGAGATAACCGAAGTCTTGCTACTAATTAGCTTCCTGCTTTTGTTCGTAGAAATAGCGATTAGAAGATTTGGATTGCCAGTGAAGTTCCTTGCAGTGTTTGAAAAAAGAGAAGCTGCTAAGCGGCACAAAGCTTCTAAGCAAAAGAGAAGTGAAGCGCCTAGAGAAACACCAGTAGCAAAAAAGAAAGACATACAGCCTGTTTCTAGTAAAGAAACAAAGGAGAAGCAAGAAAAACCATTGAAAAAAACAAAGGCAGTAAATGAAAAGGCAGAGAGTGAAAATCATTTGGATCAACTGTTAGAGATGAAGCGGAAGAAAAAGCGATAA
- a CDS encoding putative DNA-binding protein, protein MLEKTTRMNYLFDFYQSLLTPKQRSYMSLYYLDDYSLGEIAAEYNVSRQAVYDNIKRTEAMLEEYENKLLLLQKFQERQVLFEKMKKMLEHDTLSISALREAVEELEKLD, encoded by the coding sequence ATGCTTGAGAAAACAACGAGAATGAATTATTTATTTGATTTCTATCAGTCGTTGTTAACACCGAAGCAACGAAGCTATATGTCTCTTTACTATTTGGATGATTACTCTCTTGGGGAGATTGCTGCTGAGTACAATGTAAGCCGTCAAGCGGTGTATGACAACATTAAACGTACCGAGGCAATGCTAGAAGAATATGAGAATAAGTTATTGTTACTTCAGAAATTTCAGGAACGTCAAGTTCTTTTTGAAAAGATGAAAAAAATGCTAGAACATGATACCTTATCTATATCTGCGTTGCGAGAGGCAGTAGAGGAACTAGAGAAATTAGATTAA
- the ffh gene encoding signal recognition particle protein, whose translation MAFEGLADRLQNTMQKIRGKGKVNEADVKEMMREVRLALLEADVNFKVVKDFVKKVSERAVGQEVLKSLTPGQQVIKVVKEELTELMGGEESKIGVSKRPPTVIMMVGLQGAGKTTTTGKLANLLRKKHNRNPLLVAADIYRPAAIKQLQTLGKQLDFPVFALGDQVSPVEIAKQAIEKAKEDHHDYVLIDTAGRLHVDEALMDELKQIKELANPEEILLVVDAMTGQDAVNVAGSFNEQLGLTGVVLTKLDGDTRGGAALSIRSVTNTPIKFVGLGEKMDALETFHPERMASRILGMGDVLSLIEKAQINVDEEKARELEKKMKTDSFTFDDFLDSLSQVKSMGPLDELIKMMPGANKIKGLNNMKVDEKQIAHVEAIIKSMTKQEKEQPEIINAGRRKRIAKGSGRTVPEVNRLLKQFDDMRKMMKQMTNMGQKGKKKGKFKLPFNPF comes from the coding sequence ATGGCATTTGAAGGTTTAGCTGACCGACTGCAGAACACGATGCAAAAAATCCGTGGAAAAGGGAAAGTAAATGAAGCGGATGTTAAAGAAATGATGCGTGAAGTTCGTCTTGCGCTCCTTGAGGCAGATGTTAACTTTAAAGTGGTAAAAGACTTTGTTAAAAAAGTAAGTGAACGTGCAGTAGGACAGGAAGTGCTAAAAAGCTTAACTCCTGGACAACAAGTTATTAAAGTAGTAAAAGAAGAGCTTACAGAACTAATGGGTGGAGAAGAAAGTAAAATTGGTGTGAGTAAGCGTCCTCCAACTGTCATTATGATGGTCGGACTTCAAGGGGCGGGGAAAACAACAACCACTGGTAAGCTTGCAAATTTACTGCGTAAAAAACATAATCGTAATCCACTATTAGTAGCTGCGGATATTTATCGTCCTGCTGCGATTAAGCAATTACAAACATTAGGTAAACAGCTTGATTTTCCAGTGTTTGCACTAGGAGACCAAGTTAGCCCTGTTGAGATTGCAAAGCAAGCGATAGAAAAAGCAAAAGAAGATCACCATGATTATGTATTAATTGATACAGCAGGTCGTCTTCATGTCGATGAAGCCCTTATGGATGAATTAAAACAAATCAAGGAACTTGCAAACCCAGAAGAAATATTACTAGTTGTCGATGCGATGACAGGGCAAGATGCTGTCAATGTAGCCGGCAGTTTTAACGAGCAGTTAGGATTAACGGGAGTTGTCTTAACAAAGCTTGATGGTGATACACGTGGGGGAGCTGCACTTTCCATTCGTTCTGTAACGAACACACCAATTAAATTTGTTGGTTTGGGAGAAAAAATGGATGCGCTTGAAACGTTCCATCCTGAAAGAATGGCTTCCAGAATTTTAGGAATGGGCGATGTCCTTAGCCTAATCGAAAAAGCACAAATAAATGTGGATGAAGAAAAGGCGAGAGAGTTAGAGAAGAAAATGAAGACAGATTCATTTACCTTTGACGATTTTCTTGATTCTTTAAGTCAGGTAAAAAGCATGGGACCACTTGACGAATTAATTAAAATGATGCCAGGTGCGAACAAAATCAAAGGCTTAAACAATATGAAAGTGGATGAAAAGCAAATTGCCCACGTAGAGGCAATTATTAAGTCCATGACTAAGCAAGAAAAAGAACAACCAGAGATTATCAATGCTGGTAGAAGAAAGCGGATTGCAAAAGGAAGCGGTAGAACCGTACCAGAAGTAAATCGACTTTTAAAGCAGTTTGATGATATGAGAAAAATGATGAAGCAAATGACCAATATGGGTCAAAAAGGCAAGAAAAAAGGTAAATTTAAATTACCATTTAACCCTTTTTAA
- the rpsP gene encoding 30S ribosomal protein S16, with protein sequence MAVKIRLKRMGAKKSPFYRIVVADSRSPRDGRFIETVGTYNPVANPAIVEINEDKALQWLQDGAKPSDTVRNLFSNQGIMEKFHNIKNAK encoded by the coding sequence ATGGCAGTAAAAATTCGTTTAAAAAGAATGGGAGCAAAAAAATCTCCTTTTTATCGTATCGTAGTAGCAGATTCTCGTTCACCACGTGATGGACGTTTCATTGAAACAGTAGGAACTTACAATCCAGTAGCAAACCCTGCTATCGTTGAAATCAACGAAGATAAAGCTCTACAATGGTTACAAGATGGTGCAAAACCATCTGATACAGTACGTAACCTATTCTCTAACCAAGGTATTATGGAGAAATTCCACAATATCAAAAACGCTAAGTAA
- a CDS encoding KH domain-containing protein, whose amino-acid sequence MKELIETIVKPLVDFPEEVAVTVTEEDNRITYLLSVNENDIGKVIGKQGRVARAIRTVVYAAGSLQQKKITVDIRD is encoded by the coding sequence ATGAAAGAGCTTATAGAAACGATTGTTAAGCCCCTTGTTGATTTTCCAGAGGAAGTTGCTGTAACTGTAACAGAAGAGGATAATCGTATCACTTACTTGCTTTCTGTCAACGAGAATGACATCGGGAAGGTAATAGGGAAGCAAGGGCGAGTTGCAAGAGCAATTCGAACGGTTGTTTATGCAGCAGGATCATTACAACAAAAGAAAATTACAGTTGATATTAGAGATTAA
- a CDS encoding YlqD family protein — MKILQSVTVKQVLTEATRKSISNRYMEEIQQLEKEVQQLHFEEKKQLKNHPSGTEIKKFFRKEVTNKLEKQKTIEFQLNQLHILPLGTEIKEQEVMAVVDVQVGQAWESTNKTIIVKDGIVVDIR, encoded by the coding sequence ATGAAGATTCTTCAGTCTGTAACAGTAAAACAAGTTTTAACCGAGGCTACAAGAAAGTCTATTTCCAATCGATATATGGAAGAAATACAGCAACTAGAAAAAGAAGTGCAACAGCTTCATTTTGAGGAAAAAAAACAATTGAAAAATCATCCTTCTGGTACGGAAATAAAAAAATTTTTTCGGAAGGAAGTTACTAATAAATTAGAGAAACAAAAAACGATAGAGTTTCAATTAAATCAATTACATATACTACCATTAGGGACAGAAATCAAGGAACAGGAAGTAATGGCTGTTGTCGATGTTCAGGTAGGACAGGCTTGGGAAAGTACTAATAAGACGATTATTGTGAAAGATGGAATAGTGGTTGATATTCGATAG
- the rimM gene encoding ribosome maturation factor RimM (Essential for efficient processing of 16S rRNA) codes for MEKWFNVGKVVNTHGIRGEIRVISRTDFPEERYKVGNAIYFFQTDKANPLELKIKSHREHKNFNLLTFEGYDNVNDVEFMKGGLLKVPESFLGELAENEYYFHEIIGCKVVTVEGEELGEITEILTPGANDVWVVRGKDRNEILIPYIEEVVMKVDVQEKLVVIEPMEGLLS; via the coding sequence ATGGAGAAATGGTTTAATGTTGGAAAAGTTGTGAATACACATGGAATAAGAGGAGAAATCCGTGTTATTTCTCGTACGGATTTTCCAGAGGAACGATACAAGGTTGGGAATGCGATTTATTTTTTTCAAACAGATAAGGCAAACCCTCTTGAGCTGAAAATTAAGAGTCATCGGGAACATAAGAACTTTAATCTGCTTACGTTTGAAGGCTATGACAATGTGAATGATGTGGAATTTATGAAGGGTGGCCTTCTAAAGGTTCCAGAGAGCTTTCTTGGAGAGCTGGCTGAAAATGAATACTATTTCCATGAAATTATCGGCTGTAAAGTAGTAACGGTAGAAGGGGAAGAGCTTGGAGAAATCACAGAAATATTAACGCCAGGAGCGAATGATGTATGGGTTGTGAGAGGCAAAGATAGAAATGAGATCTTGATTCCTTATATCGAAGAAGTAGTGATGAAAGTAGATGTGCAAGAGAAATTAGTTGTAATAGAGCCAATGGAAGGGCTGTTGTCTTAA
- the trmD gene encoding tRNA (guanosine(37)-N1)-methyltransferase TrmD: protein MKIDVLTLFPEMFEGVLHSSILKKAEEGEKAAYNVVNFRDYSDNKHQTVDDYPYGGGAGMVLKPQPIFDAVDALNANEGQAKPRVILMCPQGERYTQAKAEELAQEEHLIFICGHYEGYDERIREHLVTDEISIGDYVLTGGELGAMVVIDSVVRLLPGVLGKEASHVNDSFSTGLLEHPHYTRPADFRGMKVPDTLLSGNHAHIDEWRERESFRRTIERRPDLLENYPLTEKQKKLVSELKKQHHPS from the coding sequence ATGAAAATTGATGTACTAACATTATTTCCAGAGATGTTTGAAGGGGTTCTTCACAGTTCTATTTTAAAAAAGGCAGAAGAAGGGGAAAAGGCTGCTTACAATGTCGTGAATTTTCGCGATTACTCCGATAATAAGCATCAAACGGTTGATGATTATCCTTACGGAGGCGGTGCTGGGATGGTGTTAAAGCCACAGCCGATATTTGACGCTGTGGATGCTTTAAATGCCAACGAAGGCCAAGCTAAGCCCCGTGTCATTCTGATGTGTCCTCAAGGGGAAAGATACACGCAAGCAAAAGCGGAAGAATTAGCGCAAGAGGAGCATCTAATCTTCATTTGCGGTCATTATGAAGGGTATGATGAGAGAATCAGAGAGCATTTGGTAACCGATGAAATCTCCATTGGTGACTATGTCCTGACAGGTGGCGAATTAGGTGCTATGGTCGTCATTGATAGCGTCGTACGGTTGTTGCCAGGGGTGCTTGGAAAAGAAGCGTCCCATGTAAATGATTCTTTTAGTACTGGTCTATTAGAGCATCCTCATTACACACGCCCAGCTGACTTTCGTGGAATGAAGGTGCCGGACACTTTGCTATCTGGCAATCACGCTCATATTGATGAATGGAGAGAAAGGGAATCTTTCCGAAGAACCATTGAAAGAAGACCAGACTTACTAGAAAATTATCCGCTCACAGAGAAGCAAAAAAAGCTAGTAAGTGAACTGAAAAAGCAGCATCATCCAAGTTAA
- the rplS gene encoding 50S ribosomal protein L19 produces the protein MQKLIEEITKEQLRSDLPSFRPGDTVRVHVKVVEGTRERIQLFEGVVIKRRGGGISETFTVRKVSYGVGVERTFPVHTPKIAKLEVIRRGKVRRAKLYYLRNLRGKKARIKEIR, from the coding sequence ATGCAAAAATTAATAGAAGAAATTACAAAAGAACAACTTCGTTCTGATCTTCCTTCGTTCCGTCCTGGTGACACTGTACGTGTACACGTGAAAGTTGTCGAGGGTACTCGTGAGCGTATTCAGTTATTTGAAGGTGTTGTAATTAAGCGTCGTGGTGGTGGAATCAGCGAAACTTTTACAGTACGTAAAGTTTCTTACGGAGTTGGCGTTGAGCGTACATTCCCTGTTCACACACCTAAAATTGCGAAGCTAGAAGTTATCCGTCGCGGTAAAGTACGCCGTGCGAAACTTTACTACCTACGTAACCTACGTGGTAAAAAAGCTCGTATTAAAGAAATTCGATAA